A genomic segment from Castor canadensis chromosome 1, mCasCan1.hap1v2, whole genome shotgun sequence encodes:
- the LOC141417486 gene encoding olfactory receptor 10AG1-like: protein MTMCPIKSVSQMNHEEINTEDNDSTVKQFVLLGFSDLPNLQGFLFVVFSIIYIIILFGNSLIIIITRADPALQKPMYFFLANFSSLEICYVSVTLPRILFSIWTQNRSISLLDCATQLCFFLILGTTECLLLAVMAYDRYMAICNPLLYPLIMNPKKCIRLIAGSWLSGIPVQIGQTCQIFSLHFCNCNQISHFFCDIPPIIKLACGDTSKHELSVYIVVTFVAAVPFMLILASYRKIISTILRLPTVTGRAKAFSTCSSHLLAVVLFYGSASLTYLRPKSDHSAAMDRLLSLFYTIVTPMFNPIIYSLRNKEVIAAVRKLLLKTMRHRFT from the coding sequence ATGACAATGTGTCCTATCAAATCTGTCTCACAGATGAACCATGAAGAGATAAATACAGAAGACAATGATTCCACAGTGAAGCAATTTGTCCTGCTGGGATTCTCTGACCTTCCAAACCTCCAAGGATTCCTCTTTGTGGTGTTCTCCATCATTTACATAATTATCCTATTTGGAAACAGCCTCATAATCATAATAACAAGAGCTGATCCTGCACTGCAGAAacccatgtatttttttctggcaAATTTTTCTTCCCTGGAAATCTGTTATGTATCTGTCACTCTCCCCAGGATTCTGTTCAGTATTTGGACTCAGAATAGAAGCATATCTCTTCTGGACTGTGCCACCCAACTGTGTTTCTTTCTCATACTAGGAACAACTGAATGTTTACTCCtggctgtgatggcctatgaccgctacaTGGCCATCTGTAACCCTCTGCTCTATCCTCTCATCATGAACCCAAAGAAATGCATCCGGCTTATAGCTGGATCCTGGCTCAGTGGAATCCCAGTCCAGATAGGACAAACATGTCAAATATTCTCTCTGCATTTTTGTAATTGTAATCAAATTAGCCACTTCTTCTGTGACATACCTCCCATTATCAAGCTAGCCTGTGGGGATACTTCCAAGCATGAGCTGTCTGTGTATATAGTAGTTACGTTTGTTGCAGCAGTTCCCTTTATGCTGATACTTGCCTCATACAGAAAAATCATTTCCACCATTCTGAGGTTGCCAACAGTCACAGGACGTGCTAAAGCATTCTCCACATGTTCTTCCCACCTGCTggctgtggttttattttatggATCTGCATCCCTTACCTATTTAAGGCCAAAATCAGATCATTCTGCTGCAATGGACAGATTACTGTCTCTTTTCTACACCATCGTGACTCCTATGTTCAATCCAATCATATACAGTCTTAGGAACAAGGAAGTGATTGCTGCAGTGAGAAAATTATTACTTAAAACAATGAGACATAGGTTTACTTga